The Rhodopirellula bahusiensis genome window below encodes:
- a CDS encoding DUF1553 domain-containing protein codes for MPSPNSPVGFTTANPITVVFGVIAIFVAGFSPANADEVSFQEDVRPILSNHCFACHGPDENNNAAGFRLDIEGEADLDEVLVRIESEDSDSIMPPPEMHKPLKPEQVAVLKKWIDEGAPYEAHWSFVAPTKTELPELVKEEWDTPIDRFVRSKMESKGMMPRPRADRRTLIRRLSLDLTGLPPTADEIAAFLSDDSETAYQDLVDRLIAKPAFGEHMARYWLDLVRFADTNGMHHDHYREMTPYRDWVIRSFNENLPFDQFIIDQIAGDLHPDPSLDQLTASGFNRLHLIIDRGTALPEESFVKNVVDRVSAVGTAFMGLTLQCAVCHDHKYDPISQKDFYSLYAFFNNFDGGPETGGRGGSDFRRGLQPPYIELPSDEQAQTLTRLNDEIARLQTKAKETPADPETSPEELKKLQKQTQAEIAKLNEERDAVLVNVPATLVMKERAEIRPAHILIRGAYDAPGEVVARDTPSFLPPMPKTNDPDAPKTRMDLAEWMVDPSNPLTARVAVNRFWQQLFGVGLVKTSEDFGAQGQLPSHPKLLDHLAIEFINSGWDVQGLMRLIVNSQTYQQSSVAPSDAFVADPQNRLLARGSRYRLDAEVIRDQVLSVCGLLSPTMYGQSVKPPQPEGLWKIVAMPSSYPNRYVADSGEKTVRRSVYTFWKRGLPPPQMTIFDAPNRDSCIARRERTNTPLQALMLMNEPQFFSASTTLAKRLLDDPSLNSDDGDQKRLAAAYEAITSRPPNGDVRESLSRSLEGFQALYESQPAEATALVQRCTDPAVQSVSTAPEQIRLAAWTMVVHSVLNLDCVRTRE; via the coding sequence GGTTCGGATTGAATCCGAGGATTCTGATTCGATCATGCCGCCTCCTGAAATGCACAAACCGCTGAAGCCTGAGCAGGTCGCGGTGCTGAAAAAGTGGATTGACGAGGGTGCCCCTTATGAAGCCCACTGGTCGTTCGTCGCACCAACCAAAACTGAATTGCCCGAATTGGTGAAGGAAGAATGGGACACGCCGATCGACCGCTTCGTGCGATCCAAGATGGAATCCAAGGGGATGATGCCTCGTCCACGAGCCGACCGCCGAACTCTGATCCGTCGCCTGTCGTTGGACCTGACCGGTTTGCCACCAACCGCGGATGAGATCGCTGCCTTTCTGAGTGACGACTCAGAAACCGCCTACCAAGACCTCGTCGATCGGTTGATCGCCAAACCCGCTTTCGGCGAGCACATGGCCCGCTACTGGCTGGACCTAGTACGATTCGCTGACACCAACGGGATGCACCACGATCACTACCGCGAGATGACGCCGTATCGCGACTGGGTGATCCGTTCGTTCAATGAGAATTTGCCTTTCGATCAATTCATCATCGATCAAATCGCCGGCGACCTGCATCCCGACCCCAGCCTCGATCAATTGACCGCATCGGGTTTCAACCGATTGCATTTGATCATTGATCGCGGAACAGCGCTTCCCGAAGAGAGCTTTGTCAAAAACGTCGTCGACCGAGTTTCCGCGGTGGGCACGGCGTTCATGGGTTTGACGCTGCAGTGCGCGGTTTGTCACGACCACAAATACGACCCGATCTCGCAGAAAGACTTTTATTCGCTGTACGCGTTCTTCAACAACTTTGATGGCGGTCCCGAAACCGGTGGACGAGGTGGCAGCGATTTCCGACGTGGGCTTCAACCGCCGTACATCGAACTTCCATCGGATGAGCAAGCACAAACGCTGACTCGCCTGAACGATGAGATTGCTCGATTGCAAACGAAGGCGAAAGAGACTCCGGCCGATCCGGAGACTTCACCCGAAGAACTCAAGAAGCTGCAAAAGCAGACCCAAGCAGAAATCGCGAAACTGAACGAAGAACGTGATGCCGTTTTGGTGAACGTTCCCGCAACCTTGGTCATGAAGGAACGTGCGGAGATCCGTCCGGCTCACATTCTGATTCGTGGTGCTTACGACGCACCCGGTGAAGTCGTTGCCCGTGACACGCCATCGTTCTTGCCTCCGATGCCAAAGACCAACGATCCCGATGCCCCCAAAACCCGAATGGACTTGGCTGAGTGGATGGTTGATCCATCCAACCCGCTGACCGCCCGCGTCGCCGTCAATCGTTTTTGGCAGCAACTGTTCGGTGTCGGATTGGTGAAGACATCGGAAGACTTTGGTGCCCAAGGCCAACTGCCATCGCATCCGAAACTGCTTGACCATCTCGCCATCGAGTTCATCAATTCCGGCTGGGATGTGCAAGGTTTGATGCGTCTGATCGTCAACAGCCAAACGTACCAGCAATCTTCGGTCGCACCTTCTGATGCCTTCGTCGCCGACCCACAGAACCGATTGCTTGCTCGCGGTTCCCGCTATCGACTCGATGCTGAAGTGATTCGCGATCAGGTGCTTTCGGTCTGCGGTCTGCTCAGTCCCACCATGTACGGGCAGAGTGTCAAACCGCCGCAACCGGAAGGATTGTGGAAGATCGTCGCGATGCCGAGTTCTTACCCCAATCGTTACGTTGCTGACTCGGGTGAGAAAACCGTTCGGCGAAGCGTCTACACGTTTTGGAAACGTGGTTTGCCTCCACCGCAAATGACGATCTTCGACGCGCCCAATCGTGACAGTTGCATTGCCAGGCGAGAAAGAACCAACACGCCGCTGCAAGCTCTCATGCTGATGAACGAACCGCAGTTCTTCAGCGCGTCCACGACACTCGCCAAACGATTGCTTGACGATCCTTCCTTGAACTCGGATGACGGCGATCAAAAACGTTTGGCCGCCGCCTACGAAGCCATCACTTCGCGTCCGCCCAACGGCGACGTTCGCGAATCGTTGTCGCGTTCGCTGGAAGGTTTCCAGGCGCTGTACGAGTCACAACCCGCCGAGGCAACCGCCCTCGTGCAACGATGCACGGATCCAGCCGTCCAATCGGTATCCACCGCCCCCGAGCAAATCCGCTTGGCCGCGTGGACGATGGTGGTCCACTCCGTTTTGAATTTGGATTGCGTTCGGACCCGGGAGTGA